Proteins co-encoded in one Parascardovia denticolens DSM 10105 = JCM 12538 genomic window:
- the cysS gene encoding cysteine--tRNA ligase codes for MATTENGMHIEPKGQLTQAASGVRIYDTAHHKVMDFRPVTPGKVTMYVCGATVQASPHVGHVRAGVSFDVIRRWFMKLGYEVTFVRNVTDIDDKILDKAAADGQNWWARAYYYEQEFSQAYRVLGVLTPTYEPRATGHVTDMVDLVQRLIDRGHAYLIPNPDGSPSGNVYFDVPSWPHYGELTHQQAGTQATGDESARIADAMGPSVDAAGEDKYNPADEADLSEEKHDPRDFALWKASKDSDPLTARWRTPFGTGRPGWHLECSAMSHRYLGDEFDIHGGGLDLRFPHHENEMAQSRAAGWGFAHYWMHSAWVTQKGEKMSKSLGNGLSIPVVLSQCTPWMVRYALATVQYRSMLEWSQQTIAEAQSAYSRISNFLDHAGAAVGQPSRQEVTSYPADQLPQDFIAAMNDDFNVSTALAAVFSSIRYGNTTMNDLATLPEGSERDQAITLLKESLLLVRAMLDVFGLDPLDPQWLPGGDGFPAQAEDSAQADKTSGASSSQTSKVLDSLIRSQLDQRQAARKAKDFARADAIRNSLAAAGISIEDGPQGSSWKFHES; via the coding sequence ATGGCAACCACGGAAAACGGAATGCATATTGAGCCGAAGGGCCAGCTGACTCAGGCGGCGAGCGGGGTGCGCATATACGACACCGCGCATCATAAGGTCATGGATTTTCGGCCGGTCACGCCGGGCAAGGTGACCATGTACGTGTGCGGGGCCACTGTCCAGGCTTCCCCGCATGTGGGGCATGTGAGGGCCGGGGTTTCCTTTGACGTGATCCGCCGCTGGTTCATGAAGCTGGGCTACGAGGTCACTTTCGTGCGCAACGTGACCGACATCGATGACAAGATCCTGGACAAGGCCGCCGCCGACGGACAGAACTGGTGGGCCCGGGCCTACTACTACGAGCAGGAATTCTCCCAGGCCTACCGCGTTTTGGGCGTCCTCACCCCTACTTACGAGCCGCGAGCGACCGGGCACGTCACCGACATGGTGGACCTGGTCCAGCGGCTGATAGACCGCGGCCACGCCTACCTCATTCCCAACCCTGACGGCTCGCCTTCCGGCAATGTCTACTTTGACGTCCCCTCCTGGCCCCATTACGGCGAACTGACCCATCAACAGGCCGGCACTCAGGCGACTGGCGACGAATCCGCCCGCATCGCCGACGCCATGGGCCCCTCCGTGGACGCGGCCGGAGAAGACAAGTACAACCCGGCCGATGAGGCCGACTTGTCGGAAGAAAAGCATGACCCCCGCGATTTCGCCCTCTGGAAGGCCTCCAAGGATTCCGACCCCCTGACCGCCCGTTGGCGGACCCCCTTCGGGACCGGCCGGCCGGGCTGGCACCTGGAGTGCTCGGCCATGAGCCACCGCTACCTGGGCGATGAGTTCGACATTCACGGAGGCGGCCTGGATTTGCGTTTCCCCCACCACGAAAACGAGATGGCCCAATCCCGCGCGGCGGGCTGGGGTTTCGCCCATTACTGGATGCACTCGGCCTGGGTCACCCAAAAGGGTGAAAAGATGAGCAAATCCTTGGGCAATGGCCTCTCCATCCCGGTCGTGCTCAGCCAATGCACCCCCTGGATGGTCCGTTACGCCTTGGCAACCGTCCAATACCGGTCCATGCTGGAATGGAGCCAGCAGACCATAGCGGAAGCCCAAAGCGCTTACTCCCGCATCAGCAACTTCCTGGATCACGCCGGAGCGGCGGTCGGCCAGCCCAGTCGCCAGGAAGTGACATCTTACCCGGCAGACCAGCTTCCCCAGGATTTCATCGCGGCCATGAACGATGACTTCAACGTCTCCACCGCCCTGGCTGCCGTCTTCAGCTCCATCCGCTACGGGAACACGACCATGAACGACCTGGCCACCCTGCCGGAAGGCTCCGAGCGGGATCAGGCGATCACCTTGCTGAAAGAAAGCCTGCTCCTGGTGCGGGCCATGCTGGACGTCTTCGGCCTTGACCCCCTGGACCCCCAGTGGCTGCCAGGAGGGGACGGCTTCCCCGCTCAAGCTGAGGACTCCGCCCAGGCAGATAAGACCTCCGGCGCTTCCAGCTCCCAGACCAGCAAGGTTTTGGACAGCCTCATCCGCTCCCAGCTGGATCAGCGGCAGGCCGCCCGCAAGGCGAAAGACTTCGCCAGGGCCGACGCCATCCGCAATTCCCTGGCCGCAGCCGGCATCAGCATTGAAGATGGCCCCCAAGGGTCCAGCTGGAAATTCCATGAATCCTAA
- a CDS encoding MFS transporter produces MVNKKRELVLALAVIILELIGGMQSYLNQMILPIMSADLGARHLYGLITGVSSIVAMLGLPFGAALLQRYQLPRLLLVMTLILCAGAIVSATAPNIGLYLSGLVIRGFAGSALAMTSIGAVALGLSGRARQLTLAFSSASWVISSLVGPTYAAWVTHLLSWRWAMLLYLPFLLIARFIVAANLRSRQKTKKAPLPFSAALGAGLGIFLTIVPLQGIGKYLLGLLGLAILGWVTVYLMPAGTFWQAAPRKRALAGMFFLTASYFSANELVTLTAHDLFHANSAQMGWIELAGGLGWAVMGLLCGLKPASTARVYRLRAGIGVGVLALCGLLTVGLVLSSLPAAQARIAVICLWTACGIGMGITYIDTMNVFFEEPEVDDSITIEQMASASIMVEALASAIFIPLTTSLPAFAFQKKVVGQVGQPPHVAHSGSLFYGAAWGLVAVLAVIAWLYLHRSGPRAREKTVA; encoded by the coding sequence ATGGTTAATAAGAAAAGGGAACTCGTGCTTGCCCTGGCCGTCATAATCCTTGAGCTTATAGGCGGCATGCAGTCCTATCTTAATCAGATGATTCTTCCGATCATGTCCGCTGACTTGGGAGCCCGGCACCTTTATGGCTTGATCACTGGGGTGTCATCCATCGTCGCCATGCTTGGACTTCCCTTTGGGGCCGCCCTATTGCAACGGTACCAGCTTCCCCGTCTGCTTCTGGTCATGACTTTGATCCTATGCGCCGGGGCCATCGTCTCCGCGACCGCGCCGAATATCGGTTTATATTTATCAGGGCTTGTCATTCGTGGCTTCGCCGGCTCGGCCCTGGCCATGACTTCGATCGGGGCGGTCGCTTTAGGCCTGTCTGGTCGGGCACGACAGCTGACTCTGGCCTTCTCTTCGGCCAGCTGGGTGATCTCATCCCTGGTCGGCCCCACTTACGCCGCCTGGGTCACGCATCTCCTCTCCTGGCGGTGGGCCATGCTCCTGTACCTGCCTTTCCTCCTCATCGCCCGTTTCATTGTCGCCGCGAACCTGAGATCCCGACAGAAAACGAAGAAGGCCCCGCTTCCATTTTCCGCCGCCCTCGGCGCTGGCTTGGGAATCTTTCTGACCATCGTCCCCCTGCAGGGAATCGGCAAGTATCTTCTCGGTCTGTTGGGATTGGCGATTCTTGGCTGGGTGACCGTGTACCTGATGCCGGCAGGAACTTTCTGGCAGGCCGCTCCCCGCAAACGGGCCCTGGCCGGGATGTTCTTTTTGACGGCTTCATATTTTTCGGCGAACGAGCTGGTGACTTTGACCGCCCACGACCTTTTCCATGCGAATTCCGCCCAAATGGGATGGATCGAGCTTGCCGGCGGCTTGGGATGGGCCGTCATGGGCTTGCTTTGCGGACTGAAGCCGGCGTCGACGGCCAGGGTCTATCGGCTGCGGGCCGGCATCGGGGTGGGGGTCCTGGCCTTGTGCGGTCTTTTGACCGTCGGCCTCGTCCTGTCCTCTTTGCCGGCAGCCCAAGCGAGGATTGCGGTGATTTGCCTGTGGACCGCCTGTGGAATCGGCATGGGGATCACTTATATTGACACCATGAATGTTTTTTTCGAAGAGCCGGAAGTGGATGACTCGATCACCATCGAGCAGATGGCCAGCGCCTCCATCATGGTGGAGGCGCTGGCCAGCGCCATTTTCATTCCCCTGACCACGTCCCTGCCGGCTTTCGCCTTCCAGAAAAAGGTCGTCGGCCAGGTCGGTCAACCCCCCCATGTGGCGCATTCCGGCAGCCTCTTCTATGGGGCAGCCTGGGGTCTGGTGGCGGTTCTCGCGGTCATCGCCTGGCTCTACCTTCATCGCTCAGGGCCGCGGGCCCGCGAAAAGACCGTCGCCTGA
- a CDS encoding endonuclease/exonuclease/phosphatase family protein, whose translation MIVWILLVLIAVWMSLHFLPTQYERYRPIPDVTALISLLIVPLVILFFVAVSHRSFWQSLVSLILIAINLVWSIGYVTPLPRQVSTIFSMPAQNSAASPKQAAGQTASVTVMTLNGRYGRADASSIVHAVEQNHVDVLCMQEVTEDLVKRLDQDGLTARLPYSQLGESGENDNGGFNAIWTRQAPVESHPASLPIASSNVPTATIFVGNQPVLFASAHPMSPGRGGQAWQQSLSSLGAFGRLNNPLLANRTQVTSQVVMGDLNSNLHHTALRDVLKAGLTDSGYQLHKGMNLSFPASWPLFPALIEIDHVLYAGGIHATSLKTVAIPHTDHKALIGTLALEV comes from the coding sequence GTGATCGTTTGGATTCTCCTCGTTCTCATAGCCGTCTGGATGAGCCTGCATTTCCTGCCGACTCAATACGAGCGGTACCGACCCATTCCGGATGTGACGGCTTTGATCAGCCTGCTGATTGTTCCGCTGGTCATCCTCTTCTTCGTGGCCGTCAGTCATCGGTCTTTCTGGCAAAGTCTGGTGAGTCTGATTCTGATAGCCATCAACCTGGTCTGGTCGATCGGATATGTCACCCCCTTGCCCCGACAGGTCAGCACGATTTTCTCCATGCCGGCGCAAAACAGCGCCGCTTCCCCAAAGCAAGCGGCGGGCCAGACGGCCTCGGTGACCGTCATGACCCTCAACGGCCGCTATGGACGGGCCGACGCCTCCAGCATCGTCCACGCCGTGGAGCAAAACCATGTGGACGTGCTCTGCATGCAGGAAGTGACCGAAGACCTGGTCAAGCGGCTGGATCAGGATGGTCTGACCGCCCGGCTTCCTTACTCCCAGCTCGGCGAATCCGGGGAGAACGACAACGGCGGCTTCAACGCCATCTGGACCCGCCAGGCCCCGGTGGAGTCTCACCCCGCCTCCCTGCCCATCGCATCTTCCAATGTTCCCACTGCCACCATCTTCGTTGGCAATCAGCCTGTTCTCTTCGCCTCGGCCCACCCCATGTCCCCCGGCCGTGGCGGTCAGGCCTGGCAGCAGAGCCTGAGTTCTCTGGGCGCTTTCGGCCGGCTTAATAACCCCCTCCTTGCCAACCGCACGCAAGTGACCTCCCAAGTGGTCATGGGGGACCTCAACTCCAACCTCCACCACACAGCCCTGAGGGACGTGCTCAAGGCCGGCCTGACCGACTCGGGTTATCAGCTGCATAAGGGAATGAATCTCAGCTTCCCCGCTTCCTGGCCCCTCTTCCCCGCTTTAATCGAGATAGACCATGTGCTTTACGCAGGTGGAATCCATGCGACTTCCCTCAAAACCGTGGCCATCCCCCACACCGACCACAAGGCTTTGATCGGGACCCTGGCTTTAGAGGTTTAG
- the ffh gene encoding signal recognition particle protein, with translation MAAFSSLTDRLTGAFKNLRSKGKLTESDIDGTIREIRRALLDADVSLDVVKSFTARVRERALGEEVNKALNPAQQVVSIVNDELTQILGAGVDRPLNFAKNPPTIIMLAGLQGAGKTTLAGKLGYWLKDLGHTPLLVAADLQRPNAVTQLQVVGERAGVPVYAPELGVQSSSSDVVSPGQATGDPVKVARGSIEVAKQKLYDAVIIDTAGRLGVDEELMKQARDIRDAVHPNEILFVIDAMIGQDAVRTAKAFDEGVDFTGVVLSKLDGDARGGAALSVASVTGKPILFSSTGEGLKDFEVFHPDRMASRILDMGDILTLIEKAQKQFDEEEARQAAEKMAEGSFSLDDFLAQLQQVRQLGSMKKLLGMIPGMSQYRQAIDQFDEREVDRTEAIIHSMTPQERRHPEIIDGSRRARIAYGSGVTVATVNGLLQRFEQAAKMMKRMTNKGGMGLPGMPGGNSPRKARKNKKKGRKSGVSGNPMKREAEERALRQKLGGRSSASAFMKKPQNPALPAGIPNDIDLDKVDLSQLGDQLGGLNIPGLN, from the coding sequence ATGGCAGCATTTTCCTCACTTACCGACCGTTTGACCGGAGCTTTCAAGAACCTGCGTTCCAAAGGCAAGCTCACCGAATCCGACATTGACGGCACCATCCGCGAGATCCGCCGCGCCCTGCTGGACGCCGACGTCTCCTTGGACGTGGTCAAGTCCTTCACCGCCCGCGTGCGGGAACGGGCCCTGGGCGAAGAAGTCAACAAGGCCCTCAACCCGGCCCAGCAGGTGGTCTCCATCGTCAATGACGAACTGACCCAAATCCTGGGCGCAGGAGTGGACCGGCCGCTCAATTTCGCCAAGAATCCGCCCACCATCATCATGCTGGCAGGTCTGCAAGGCGCCGGTAAGACCACCCTGGCCGGCAAGCTGGGTTACTGGCTCAAAGACCTGGGTCACACCCCCCTGCTGGTCGCGGCCGACCTGCAACGACCCAACGCCGTCACCCAGCTGCAGGTGGTAGGCGAACGGGCTGGCGTGCCTGTTTACGCCCCTGAGCTCGGCGTCCAATCCTCTTCCTCCGACGTGGTCTCCCCCGGCCAAGCGACCGGGGACCCGGTCAAAGTGGCCCGCGGCTCCATCGAAGTGGCCAAGCAGAAGCTGTATGACGCGGTCATCATCGATACCGCCGGCCGCTTGGGCGTGGACGAAGAACTGATGAAACAGGCACGCGATATCCGCGACGCCGTCCACCCCAACGAAATCCTCTTCGTCATCGATGCCATGATCGGTCAGGACGCGGTCCGCACAGCCAAGGCTTTCGATGAAGGCGTCGATTTCACTGGCGTGGTCCTGTCCAAACTGGATGGCGACGCCCGAGGCGGTGCCGCCTTGTCTGTGGCCTCCGTCACCGGCAAGCCCATCCTCTTCTCCTCCACAGGCGAAGGACTCAAGGATTTCGAGGTCTTCCACCCCGACCGCATGGCCTCCCGCATCCTGGATATGGGTGACATCCTCACCCTGATCGAGAAGGCCCAGAAGCAGTTTGACGAGGAAGAAGCCCGGCAGGCGGCCGAAAAGATGGCCGAAGGCAGCTTCAGTCTGGATGATTTCCTGGCCCAGCTCCAGCAGGTCCGTCAGCTGGGGTCCATGAAGAAACTGCTGGGCATGATTCCTGGCATGTCCCAATACCGCCAGGCCATCGACCAGTTCGATGAGCGCGAGGTGGACCGCACCGAAGCCATCATCCATTCCATGACCCCCCAGGAGCGCCGCCACCCGGAAATCATCGATGGCTCCCGCCGCGCCCGCATCGCTTATGGTTCCGGCGTGACCGTGGCCACGGTCAATGGTCTTCTGCAACGCTTCGAGCAGGCCGCCAAAATGATGAAACGCATGACCAACAAAGGCGGCATGGGACTTCCCGGCATGCCCGGCGGCAATTCCCCCCGCAAGGCCAGGAAGAATAAGAAGAAAGGCAGGAAATCCGGCGTCTCCGGCAACCCTATGAAGAGGGAGGCCGAAGAGCGGGCTTTGAGGCAGAAGCTGGGCGGCCGGTCCAGCGCGTCCGCCTTCATGAAGAAGCCGCAGAATCCCGCCCTTCCCGCTGGGATCCCCAACGACATCGACCTGGATAAGGTCGATCTGAGCCAACTGGGCGACCAGCTGGGCGGGCTTAACATCCCCGGTCTGAACTAA
- a CDS encoding MFS transporter, whose protein sequence is MISIVARVHDFPYNFRQLILGKSFLNIADSFYAIAVSVGLVAVYHITAGSLSTFTLVALLPAMFGFLFGHAIDRIEHKKNWLVACQSIYVVLVVLIAACLYMRVPVAVLCMVNFLFYCVSTVIGALDTSIVPQALDDDEDLIEKSVDIQYFTGNILNIASNFCSIITSWRGYVFRCAQCEHSVLCGGDFFLLEDENFSYANRQKI, encoded by the coding sequence ATGATATCAATCGTAGCGCGAGTGCATGATTTCCCTTATAATTTCCGCCAGCTCATCCTAGGGAAGAGCTTTCTCAATATTGCGGATAGCTTTTATGCGATAGCGGTCTCTGTTGGGCTGGTTGCGGTTTATCATATTACTGCGGGTTCGCTGTCAACTTTTACGTTGGTTGCGCTACTGCCGGCTATGTTTGGATTCCTCTTCGGGCATGCGATTGACAGGATTGAGCATAAGAAAAACTGGCTGGTTGCATGTCAAAGTATTTATGTGGTTTTAGTCGTGCTTATTGCGGCATGCTTGTACATGCGCGTACCTGTCGCTGTGCTGTGTATGGTGAATTTTCTTTTCTATTGCGTGAGCACGGTTATAGGGGCTCTTGACACGAGTATCGTGCCGCAGGCATTAGATGACGATGAAGATCTTATTGAGAAATCCGTAGATATTCAGTATTTTACGGGCAATATTCTCAATATTGCGTCGAATTTTTGCAGCATCATTACTTCTTGGCGTGGTTACGTATTTCGTTGTGCTCAATGTGAGCATTCCGTTCTTTGTGGCGGGGATTTTTTTCTTCTGGAGGATGAAAATTTCAGCTACGCAAATCGGCAGAAAATCTGA